A stretch of Candidatus Sphingomonas phytovorans DNA encodes these proteins:
- the rhmD gene encoding L-rhamnonate dehydratase, whose protein sequence is MTLPRIKHVRAFVLRGGGADYHDQADGHWIDDHIATPMSRYPEYRQSRRSFGINVLGTLVVEIEADDGTIGFAVTTGGEPAAFIVEKHLARFLEGRSPTEYEKIWDQMYFSTQYYGRKGLVVNAISGVDLALWDLLGRLRQEPVYHLLGGAVRDELQFYATGARPDLAREMGFIGGKLPLHHGPAEGEEGLEKNIAALADMRAKCGPDFWLMLDCWMALDVNYATRLAIKAHEHGLKWIEEAISPDDYWGYAELKRNVPKGMLVTTGEHEATRWGFRMLLEMDCCDIIQPDVGWCGGVTELLKISALADAAGKLVVPHGSSVYSYHFVITRHNSPFAEFLMMHPGPTEVVPMFAPQLLGEPIPEKGRIRASALDKPGFGVELNRDIPLHRPYTH, encoded by the coding sequence ATGACCCTGCCCCGTATCAAGCATGTCCGCGCCTTCGTGCTGCGCGGCGGCGGTGCCGACTATCACGACCAGGCCGACGGCCACTGGATCGACGATCACATCGCCACGCCGATGAGCCGCTATCCCGAATATCGCCAGTCGCGGCGCAGCTTCGGCATCAACGTGCTCGGCACGCTGGTGGTCGAGATCGAGGCCGATGACGGCACGATCGGCTTCGCGGTGACGACCGGCGGCGAGCCCGCGGCCTTCATCGTCGAGAAGCATCTGGCCCGCTTCCTCGAAGGGCGCAGCCCGACCGAATATGAGAAGATCTGGGACCAGATGTACTTCTCGACTCAATATTATGGTCGCAAGGGACTGGTGGTGAACGCCATCTCGGGCGTCGATCTCGCCCTTTGGGACCTGCTCGGGCGACTGCGGCAGGAGCCGGTCTATCACCTGCTCGGCGGCGCGGTGCGTGACGAGCTGCAATTCTATGCCACCGGCGCGCGGCCCGACCTCGCCAGGGAAATGGGGTTCATCGGCGGCAAGCTGCCACTCCACCACGGCCCGGCCGAGGGCGAGGAGGGGCTTGAGAAGAACATTGCCGCGCTCGCCGACATGCGCGCGAAATGCGGCCCCGATTTCTGGCTGATGCTCGATTGCTGGATGGCGCTCGACGTCAATTACGCCACGCGCCTTGCGATCAAGGCGCACGAACACGGCCTGAAATGGATCGAGGAGGCGATCAGCCCCGATGATTATTGGGGCTATGCCGAGCTGAAGCGCAACGTGCCCAAGGGCATGCTGGTCACCACCGGCGAGCATGAGGCGACGCGCTGGGGTTTCCGCATGCTGCTCGAGATGGATTGCTGCGACATCATTCAGCCCGATGTCGGATGGTGCGGCGGCGTAACCGAGCTTCTCAAGATCTCGGCGCTGGCCGACGCGGCGGGCAAGCTCGTCGTGCCGCACGGATCGTCAGTCTATTCCTATCACTTCGTCATCACCCGGCATAACAGCCCGTTCGCCGAATTCCTGATGATGCACCCCGGCCCGACCGAGGTGGTGCCGATGTTCGCGCCACAACTGCTTGGCGAGCCGATCCCCGAAAAGGGCCGAATCCGCGCCTCGGCGCTCGACAAGCCCGGCTTCGGCGTCGAGCTCAACCGCGATATCCCGCTCCACCGCCCTTATACCCACTAA
- a CDS encoding TonB-dependent receptor, with translation MKDTRIISRRARFLCGSALVAAGLGLASVASAQTIAPATDQGASLAAAPDEANADEKEIVVTGSRIKRAEFDASTPVSVISAEDVKLAGTVNIEKLLSDSPQFVASQNGGATDNTAPGGVANVNLRGFGPTRNLVLVNGRRFAIYGPDQITDLNTIPTSLIARTEVVTGGSSAVYGSDAITGVVNFIMRDDFEGVEAKAQLNLATPTGTPTYNFDVTLGGNFADGRGNLVVSGNYLRRKAITRGERGDFAYDSLSDGCVAPGTGSANHAGTPFAVPSGQTCTSAGGQLGFIAGGSGDIPNGRFSGIPAFGGTNAALNAAYTAAGLGALGSRGFTFNNGGTAARPALTPQDDFNLGPDNYLIVPQERWMINSFGHYDFTDNITGYMELHYSNNLVSARLAPSNVGVPTLFNVNNPYLTPQLQEVFRQLDLAETGTTTVTSGSTTRTTTAGDGLAVITAGRRYLELGPRRSDSRRNTFRGAWGFRGDLGNASDSFLTDLSYDVYYSYARTEETTRLSNAISRSRLQASLLSVGGAAPVCNIFGQNISAACAAAISISATNSTTAELQVASANITGNLFSLPAGPIGFSTGVEWRESSATFSPDTFLASGDVAGFNAGLPTSGRVSAKEVFSEIRVPLIHNTPFIQNLTANAAFRYSDYSLKGVGGVWTYLGGLDWRVNKDIAFRGQYQRAIRAPNVAELFGGSSRSVQTATDPCSNRVPVAQQTAAVRAVCIANGVPAAAVFTAAVQPEPIIPVDSGGNANLGAEKSDTFTAGVVLTPSFAKGLYISVDYFNITLDGAISQLGGGLANTMNLCFNILQDANSAYCQAIKRNPNSGAIQDPYVAQIRNANTGSLKTSGIDFAARYHLNVGFGFPGLSETSSFDFGTNVTWLNDFTSTPVAAFPNIKNHCDGAFGTVCGQPLPTWRGTSRVTWNLGDLSLSVRHRYIGSVTTDRYLLPLRSGAANAPALNSFAYPKLGAQNYFDLSFNLGVMKNLQFYGGANNVFGKQPPVSTQGPGANTFAATYDVIGTEVFFGATVKF, from the coding sequence ATGAAAGACACCCGGATCATCAGTCGCCGCGCGCGCTTCCTATGCGGATCGGCGCTCGTCGCCGCCGGCCTTGGCCTAGCCTCGGTCGCCTCGGCGCAGACCATAGCGCCCGCCACCGACCAGGGCGCGTCTCTGGCTGCCGCGCCGGACGAAGCGAATGCGGACGAGAAGGAGATCGTCGTCACCGGCTCGCGCATCAAGCGCGCCGAGTTCGATGCCTCGACCCCGGTCAGCGTGATCAGCGCTGAGGACGTCAAGCTCGCGGGCACGGTCAATATCGAGAAACTGCTGAGCGATTCGCCGCAGTTCGTCGCGTCGCAAAATGGCGGTGCGACCGATAACACGGCGCCTGGTGGCGTAGCCAACGTCAACCTTCGCGGCTTCGGTCCGACGCGCAATCTCGTGCTGGTCAACGGCCGCCGCTTCGCGATCTACGGCCCCGACCAGATCACTGATCTCAACACCATCCCGACCTCGCTGATCGCGCGGACTGAGGTCGTCACGGGCGGCTCCTCGGCGGTCTACGGGTCGGACGCGATCACCGGCGTCGTCAACTTCATCATGCGCGACGATTTCGAGGGGGTCGAGGCCAAGGCTCAGCTCAACCTCGCCACGCCGACCGGCACGCCGACTTATAATTTCGATGTCACGCTCGGCGGCAATTTCGCTGATGGCCGCGGCAATCTCGTGGTCTCGGGCAATTATCTGCGGCGCAAGGCGATCACTCGCGGCGAGCGTGGCGACTTCGCCTATGATTCGCTCTCGGACGGCTGCGTCGCTCCCGGCACCGGCAGCGCCAACCATGCCGGCACGCCCTTCGCGGTGCCGTCAGGCCAGACCTGCACTTCCGCGGGCGGCCAGCTTGGCTTCATCGCCGGCGGCAGCGGCGACATTCCCAATGGCCGCTTCTCCGGCATCCCGGCGTTCGGCGGCACGAATGCTGCGCTCAACGCTGCCTACACGGCAGCCGGCCTGGGTGCGCTCGGCTCGCGCGGTTTCACCTTCAACAACGGCGGCACGGCCGCGCGCCCGGCGCTTACCCCGCAGGACGATTTCAACCTCGGCCCCGACAATTATCTGATCGTCCCGCAGGAACGCTGGATGATCAACAGCTTCGGCCATTATGATTTCACCGATAACATCACCGGTTACATGGAGTTGCATTATTCCAACAACCTGGTGAGCGCGCGGCTCGCGCCGAGCAATGTCGGCGTGCCGACGCTGTTCAACGTCAACAACCCCTATCTCACGCCGCAACTGCAGGAGGTGTTCCGCCAGCTCGATCTCGCCGAGACCGGCACGACGACGGTGACGAGCGGGTCGACGACGCGGACCACGACGGCCGGTGACGGCCTCGCGGTGATCACCGCTGGCCGGCGCTATCTCGAGCTTGGCCCGCGTCGCTCCGATTCCCGCCGCAACACCTTCCGCGGCGCCTGGGGTTTCCGGGGCGACCTGGGCAACGCGTCGGACAGCTTCCTGACCGACCTGTCGTACGACGTCTATTACAGCTACGCCCGCACCGAGGAGACGACGCGGCTCAGCAACGCGATCTCGCGTAGCCGCCTGCAGGCATCCCTGCTCTCGGTCGGCGGGGCGGCGCCGGTGTGCAACATCTTCGGCCAGAACATCTCGGCAGCCTGCGCCGCGGCGATCTCGATCAGCGCGACCAACTCGACCACGGCGGAGCTTCAGGTCGCCTCGGCCAACATCACCGGCAACCTCTTCTCGCTTCCTGCTGGCCCGATCGGCTTCTCGACCGGTGTCGAGTGGCGCGAATCGAGCGCGACGTTCAGCCCCGACACCTTCCTTGCCTCCGGCGACGTGGCCGGATTCAACGCTGGCCTGCCGACCAGCGGCCGGGTCTCGGCCAAGGAGGTGTTCAGCGAAATCCGCGTGCCGCTCATCCACAACACGCCCTTCATCCAGAACCTGACCGCGAATGCCGCCTTCCGCTATTCCGACTACAGCCTGAAGGGCGTCGGTGGCGTGTGGACCTATCTCGGCGGGCTCGACTGGCGGGTGAACAAGGATATCGCCTTCCGCGGCCAGTATCAGCGCGCCATCCGCGCGCCGAACGTGGCGGAGTTGTTCGGCGGCAGCAGCCGATCGGTCCAGACGGCGACCGATCCCTGCTCCAACCGGGTGCCGGTGGCGCAGCAGACGGCGGCGGTCCGTGCGGTCTGCATCGCGAACGGCGTGCCGGCGGCTGCGGTCTTCACCGCCGCCGTCCAGCCCGAGCCGATCATCCCGGTCGATTCGGGTGGCAACGCCAATCTGGGTGCTGAAAAGTCCGATACCTTCACGGCGGGGGTCGTGCTGACCCCGAGCTTTGCCAAGGGGCTCTATATCAGCGTCGACTATTTCAACATCACGCTGGACGGGGCGATTTCGCAGCTTGGCGGCGGCCTCGCCAACACGATGAACCTCTGCTTCAACATCCTCCAGGACGCGAACAGCGCCTATTGCCAGGCGATCAAGCGCAATCCGAATTCGGGCGCGATCCAGGATCCCTATGTCGCGCAGATCCGCAACGCCAATACCGGCTCGCTCAAGACATCGGGCATCGACTTTGCCGCGCGCTATCACCTCAATGTCGGCTTCGGCTTCCCGGGCCTCAGCGAGACGAGCTCGTTCGATTTCGGCACCAACGTGACCTGGCTCAACGATTTCACCTCGACCCCGGTCGCTGCTTTCCCCAACATCAAGAACCATTGCGACGGGGCGTTCGGCACGGTCTGTGGACAACCTCTGCCGACATGGCGCGGCACGTCGCGCGTCACCTGGAATCTCGGGGATCTCAGCCTCAGCGTGCGGCATCGCTATATCGGTTCGGTTACGACCGACCGCTATCTGCTGCCGTTGCGCTCAGGCGCGGCCAATGCGCCGGCGCTCAACAGCTTCGCCTATCCGAAGCTTGGCGCGCAGAATTATTTCGACCTCTCGTTCAATCTGGGCGTGATGAAGAATCTGCAATTCTACGGTGGCGCGAACAATGTGTTCGGCAAGCAGCCCCCGGTCTCGACCCAGGGTCCCGGCGCCAATACCTTCGCCGCGACCTATGATGTGATCGGCACCGAGGTCTTCTTCGGCGCGACGGTGAAGTTCTGA
- a CDS encoding IclR family transcriptional regulator, producing MRNAPSNADLAEKAVESAGDAKSQPGSQTLLRGLDVIDAVIDGPITLADLAAKLGLTRSTTHRLATALIDRRYLTFVPRLGYHFGPKLLELGFHAQQQTDLVQVARPHLEDLAAATEDTVHLGVLDSERALYLDKIPGRRRVEISSRVGDRQPLTSTGLGKALLLDDDPRHWSRLFEEDRSAGSPPADYAVWEERMRRYVEVGRAFDLEENEDLIRCVAAPIRGVAGQIVAAISVSSAAQYMADDRMQALSDDVRATAVAISRDLGWSEGAARRPAPRSRR from the coding sequence ATGAGAAACGCTCCGTCAAATGCTGATTTAGCCGAAAAGGCGGTAGAATCGGCTGGCGATGCCAAATCGCAGCCCGGCAGCCAGACGCTGTTGCGCGGTCTCGACGTGATCGACGCGGTCATCGACGGCCCGATCACGCTTGCTGATCTCGCCGCGAAGCTCGGTCTCACCCGGTCGACCACGCACCGGCTGGCGACCGCGCTGATCGACCGGCGCTACCTGACCTTCGTGCCGCGCCTCGGCTATCATTTCGGGCCCAAGCTGCTCGAGCTCGGCTTTCACGCGCAGCAGCAGACCGACCTGGTCCAGGTCGCGCGGCCGCATCTGGAGGATCTCGCCGCCGCGACCGAGGATACCGTCCATCTCGGCGTGCTCGACAGTGAGCGCGCGCTCTATCTCGACAAGATACCGGGCCGCCGCCGGGTCGAGATCAGCAGCCGGGTCGGCGACCGCCAGCCGCTGACCTCGACCGGCCTTGGCAAGGCGCTGCTGCTCGACGACGATCCCCGCCATTGGAGCAGATTGTTCGAGGAGGATCGCTCGGCCGGTTCGCCCCCTGCCGACTATGCGGTCTGGGAGGAGCGGATGCGCCGCTATGTCGAGGTCGGCCGCGCGTTCGACCTTGAGGAGAATGAGGATCTGATTCGCTGCGTCGCCGCGCCGATCCGCGGCGTCGCCGGGCAGATCGTCGCTGCGATCAGCGTGTCGAGCGCCGCGCAATATATGGCTGACGACCGGATGCAGGCGCTGTCGGACGATGTCCGTGCGACGGCCGTCGCCATCAGCCGGGATCTCGGCTGGTCCGAAGGGGCCGCCCGGCGCCCCGCACCGCGATCGCGTCGATAG
- a CDS encoding SDR family NAD(P)-dependent oxidoreductase, with translation MTLYQGRFEGRTAIVTGGASGLGREVARRIIAEGGRVVLWDLKPEGLEEAKADVGTSDAIAFDVADNAAVERATAESLKLLGQIDILVNSAGITGATAPVDSYPVESWLNVINVNLNGLFYCCRAVVPHMVASGYGRIVNVASVAGKEGNPNASAYSASKAGVIGLTKSLGKELATRGVIANAITPATFESPILDQLPQSQVDYMRSKIPMGRLGEVHETAAMVCFMASEECSFTTASTFDTSGGRTTF, from the coding sequence GTGACCTTGTACCAGGGACGATTCGAAGGACGGACGGCGATCGTCACCGGCGGCGCATCGGGGCTCGGCCGCGAGGTCGCGCGTCGTATCATCGCCGAGGGCGGGCGCGTGGTTCTGTGGGACCTCAAGCCCGAGGGACTTGAAGAAGCCAAGGCGGATGTCGGCACCAGCGACGCGATCGCGTTCGACGTGGCCGACAATGCGGCGGTCGAGCGCGCCACGGCGGAGAGCCTGAAGCTGCTCGGCCAAATCGACATATTGGTCAATTCGGCCGGCATCACCGGTGCCACCGCGCCGGTCGACAGCTATCCGGTCGAGAGCTGGCTGAACGTGATCAACGTCAACCTCAACGGCCTGTTCTATTGCTGTCGCGCGGTCGTGCCGCACATGGTGGCGAGCGGCTATGGCCGGATCGTCAACGTCGCCTCGGTCGCTGGCAAGGAAGGCAATCCCAACGCCTCCGCCTATTCGGCGTCCAAGGCAGGGGTAATCGGCCTGACCAAGTCGCTCGGCAAGGAACTGGCGACGCGCGGCGTGATCGCCAATGCCATTACCCCCGCGACCTTCGAGAGCCCGATCCTCGACCAGCTCCCGCAGAGCCAGGTCGATTATATGCGCTCGAAGATTCCGATGGGCCGGCTCGGCGAGGTTCATGAGACCGCGGCGATGGTCTGCTTCATGGCGTCCGAGGAGTGCAGCTTCACCACTGCCTCAACCTTCGACACCTCGGGGGGCCGGACCACCTTCTGA
- a CDS encoding SDR family NAD(P)-dependent oxidoreductase, with protein MLLEGKTMLVTGASAGIGRAAAIGAARQGADVAINYLHDDEGAASCVAEIEALGRRAFAMHGDVADPATATAFVESAVAALGKVDVFVNNAGICPFHAFLDMPVETFERTMRVNLHGAYFMVQAAANHMVAQGTGGSIVAVSSISALVGGEYQTHYTPTKAGVHSLMQSAAIALGRHGIRCNSVLPGTILTDINKDDLSDPAKRAYMEGRIPLGRLGQPDDLAGPIVFLASDLARYVTGAALLVDGGAFVNLQ; from the coding sequence ATGCTGCTCGAAGGCAAGACGATGCTCGTCACCGGGGCATCCGCGGGGATCGGCCGCGCGGCGGCGATCGGCGCCGCGCGGCAGGGCGCCGACGTAGCGATCAATTATCTGCATGACGATGAAGGTGCCGCGAGCTGCGTCGCCGAGATCGAGGCGCTCGGCCGCCGCGCGTTCGCGATGCACGGCGATGTCGCCGATCCGGCAACGGCGACCGCGTTCGTCGAGTCGGCCGTGGCGGCGCTCGGCAAGGTCGATGTGTTCGTTAACAATGCGGGCATCTGCCCGTTCCACGCCTTTCTCGACATGCCGGTCGAGACGTTCGAGCGCACGATGCGGGTCAATCTCCACGGCGCCTATTTCATGGTCCAGGCAGCGGCGAACCATATGGTCGCGCAGGGCACCGGTGGGTCGATCGTCGCGGTTTCCTCGATCTCGGCGCTGGTCGGCGGCGAATATCAGACTCATTACACGCCGACCAAGGCAGGGGTGCATTCGCTGATGCAGTCGGCCGCGATCGCGCTCGGCCGGCACGGCATCCGCTGCAATTCGGTGCTGCCTGGCACGATCCTGACTGACATCAACAAGGACGATCTCTCCGATCCGGCGAAGCGTGCCTATATGGAGGGGCGTATCCCGCTCGGTCGTCTCGGCCAGCCCGACGACCTTGCCGGGCCTATCGTGTTCCTCGCTTCCGATCTCGCCAGATACGTGACCGGGGCGGCGCTCCTGGTGGACGGCGGCGCGTTCGTGAACCTGCAATAA
- a CDS encoding amidohydrolase family protein produces MRDLPFIDAHVHLWDLSRDRYAWLSPPFGDSGPNGNTQPIARNHLLDDYLAEATGWNVVGMVHLDAGAANPLAETDWLQDMADTRGMPNGIIANAALDDPSVGALLADHSRRRNVRGIRHIVNWHKDPNRTYTPRDVTGDEAWARGFGLLAKYGLSFDLQAYPDQVASLARLIERHPETPVIINHTGMGVDGDANWRAAMKTIAALPHVSIKISGLGFVYRPCTAIAVRDRVRETIDLFGTDRAMIASNFPTDRLFADFDTTLDALADAVADFSEDERRALFARNANRIYRLGLDV; encoded by the coding sequence TTGCGCGACCTGCCGTTCATCGATGCTCATGTGCATCTCTGGGACCTGTCCCGGGATCGTTATGCCTGGCTGTCGCCGCCGTTCGGCGACAGTGGGCCGAACGGCAATACGCAGCCCATCGCGCGGAACCATCTGCTCGACGACTATCTGGCCGAGGCAACGGGCTGGAATGTCGTCGGGATGGTCCATCTCGACGCGGGCGCGGCCAACCCGCTCGCCGAGACCGACTGGTTGCAGGACATGGCCGACACGCGCGGCATGCCCAACGGCATCATCGCCAATGCCGCGCTCGACGACCCGAGCGTCGGGGCGCTGCTGGCCGACCATAGCCGACGCCGCAACGTGCGCGGCATCCGCCATATCGTGAACTGGCACAAAGACCCGAACCGCACCTATACGCCGCGCGACGTGACGGGCGACGAGGCCTGGGCGCGCGGGTTCGGCCTGCTCGCGAAATATGGCCTGTCGTTCGACCTACAGGCCTATCCCGATCAGGTCGCCAGCCTCGCCCGGCTGATCGAGCGGCATCCCGAAACGCCGGTGATCATCAACCACACCGGCATGGGCGTCGACGGCGATGCGAACTGGCGCGCGGCGATGAAGACGATCGCGGCATTGCCCCATGTCTCGATCAAGATTTCCGGCCTGGGTTTCGTCTATCGTCCGTGCACCGCCATAGCGGTGCGCGACCGGGTCCGCGAAACGATCGACCTCTTCGGCACCGACCGCGCGATGATCGCGAGCAATTTCCCGACCGACCGGCTGTTCGCCGATTTCGACACGACCTTGGATGCGCTGGCGGATGCGGTCGCTGATTTCAGCGAGGACGAGCGACGCGCGCTGTTCGCGCGGAATGCCAACCGTATCTACCGGCTCGGGCTGGATGTTTAG
- a CDS encoding fumarylacetoacetate hydrolase family protein codes for MKLLRYGPAGQEKPGLLDGEGNIRDLSGHVADIAAAELSPEGLARLAAIDPASLPLVEGSPRYGTPVAGTRKFIAIGLNFSEHAAESNLPEPPEPVFFTKAISCLQGPNDPVMIPRGSEKTDWEVELGVVIGTRASYVTEDAALDHVAGYCTINDVSERAFQLERGGTWDKGKGCDTFGPVGPWLVTKDEVGDVQDLGMWLEVNGKRVQDGSSSTMIFGVAKIVSYLSEFVTLEPGDIITTGTPKGVGMGQKPDPWYLKAGDVIELGIEKLGRQRQQVVAWNRNGAAA; via the coding sequence ATGAAATTGCTGCGTTACGGCCCCGCCGGCCAGGAAAAGCCCGGCCTGCTCGACGGCGAGGGGAATATCCGCGACCTTTCCGGTCATGTCGCCGACATCGCCGCCGCCGAGCTCTCGCCCGAGGGCCTGGCGAGGCTTGCGGCGATCGATCCGGCGTCGCTGCCGCTGGTCGAGGGATCGCCGCGCTATGGCACCCCTGTCGCCGGGACGCGCAAATTCATCGCGATCGGCCTGAACTTCTCGGAGCATGCCGCCGAATCCAACCTGCCCGAGCCGCCCGAGCCTGTCTTCTTCACCAAGGCGATCTCGTGCCTGCAGGGACCGAACGATCCGGTGATGATCCCGCGCGGTTCGGAAAAGACCGACTGGGAGGTCGAACTCGGCGTCGTGATCGGCACCCGCGCCTCCTATGTCACCGAGGACGCCGCGCTCGACCATGTCGCCGGCTATTGCACGATCAACGACGTGTCGGAGCGCGCGTTCCAGCTCGAGCGCGGCGGCACCTGGGACAAGGGCAAGGGTTGCGACACCTTCGGGCCGGTCGGCCCCTGGCTCGTCACGAAGGATGAGGTCGGCGACGTGCAGGATCTCGGCATGTGGCTCGAGGTCAACGGCAAGCGCGTCCAGGACGGCAGCAGCAGCACGATGATCTTCGGCGTGGCGAAGATCGTCTCCTATCTCAGCGAGTTCGTGACGCTTGAGCCCGGCGACATCATCACCACCGGCACCCCTAAGGGCGTCGGCATGGGGCAGAAGCCCGATCCCTGGTATCTCAAGGCGGGCGACGTGATCGAGCTCGGCATCGAGAAGCTTGGGCGGCAGCGCCAGCAGGTCGTCGCCTGGAACCGGAACGGAGCCGCCGCGTGA
- a CDS encoding altronate dehydratase family protein, which yields MTLSLFRVDAHDSVATALHDLDAGTVAAVGDVEVTLAQPIGRGHKIAVHALHAGDPVVKFGFPIGVATADIAPGDHVHVHNVATALATSGDYVWRPRIHEAEAMVPATGFAGYRRADGRVGTRNEIWIIPTVGCVGRTAQKIAEIAGRRYAGRVDGVLALAHPFGCSQLGGDLDGTRSILAALAAHPNAGGVLLVGLGCESNQLDRLLAEIDPALHGRIRSVAAQVAGDEIEEGLALVDDLIEEAAKVERAQVPLSDLVLGVKCGGSDGFSGLTANPLVGRMSDAVTRAGGTAILTEIPEIFGAEQLLMDRAADEQVFDGIGALVNDFKRYFTEHGEPVSENPSPGNIAGGITTLEEKSLGAVQKAGHATVTDVRHYGERVRRTGLTLLEAPGNDAVSSTALTAAGATIILFTTGRGTPLGFPAPTIKIASNTPLAERKPNWIDFDAGQVLDKGMDQAAEALLDTIRAIASGKQTASERNGEREIAIWKRGVTL from the coding sequence ATGACCCTGTCGCTGTTCCGCGTCGATGCCCATGACAGCGTCGCGACCGCGCTCCACGATCTGGATGCCGGTACCGTCGCGGCCGTCGGCGATGTCGAGGTGACGCTGGCTCAGCCGATCGGCCGTGGACACAAGATTGCGGTCCATGCGCTCCATGCCGGCGATCCGGTGGTGAAGTTCGGCTTCCCGATCGGTGTCGCCACCGCCGACATCGCGCCGGGCGACCATGTGCATGTCCACAATGTCGCGACGGCTCTGGCGACAAGCGGCGACTATGTCTGGCGCCCCCGCATCCATGAGGCGGAGGCGATGGTGCCCGCCACCGGTTTCGCCGGCTATCGCCGCGCCGATGGCCGGGTCGGCACCCGCAACGAGATCTGGATCATCCCGACCGTCGGCTGTGTCGGGCGCACCGCGCAGAAGATCGCGGAGATCGCCGGGCGGCGCTATGCCGGCCGGGTCGATGGTGTGCTGGCACTGGCCCATCCCTTTGGCTGTTCGCAGCTTGGCGGCGATCTGGACGGCACCCGGTCGATTCTCGCCGCCCTTGCCGCGCATCCCAATGCCGGCGGCGTGCTGCTGGTCGGGCTCGGGTGTGAATCCAACCAGCTCGATCGCCTTCTCGCCGAGATCGATCCGGCGCTGCATGGCCGGATCCGCAGCGTCGCGGCGCAGGTCGCGGGCGACGAGATCGAGGAAGGGCTCGCCCTGGTCGACGACCTCATCGAGGAAGCGGCGAAGGTCGAGCGCGCGCAGGTGCCGCTCTCGGATCTGGTGCTCGGCGTCAAATGCGGTGGCTCGGACGGCTTTTCCGGGCTGACCGCGAATCCTCTGGTCGGGCGGATGAGCGACGCCGTCACGCGGGCGGGTGGCACGGCGATTCTGACCGAAATCCCCGAGATCTTCGGCGCGGAACAATTGCTGATGGACCGTGCCGCGGACGAGCAGGTGTTCGACGGCATCGGCGCGCTGGTCAACGACTTCAAACGCTATTTCACCGAACATGGCGAGCCGGTGTCGGAGAACCCGTCGCCCGGCAACATCGCCGGCGGGATCACCACGCTTGAGGAAAAATCGCTCGGCGCGGTGCAGAAGGCGGGGCACGCGACCGTCACCGACGTACGTCATTATGGAGAGCGGGTGCGCCGTACCGGGCTGACCCTGCTCGAAGCGCCGGGCAACGATGCCGTTTCCTCGACAGCGCTGACCGCGGCTGGGGCGACCATCATCCTGTTCACCACCGGGCGCGGCACGCCGCTCGGCTTCCCCGCGCCGACGATCAAGATCGCGTCGAACACGCCGCTGGCCGAGCGCAAGCCGAACTGGATCGACTTCGATGCCGGGCAGGTGCTCGACAAGGGGATGGATCAGGCCGCCGAGGCGCTGCTCGACACGATCCGCGCGATCGCGTCGGGCAAACAGACCGCGTCCGAGCGTAATGGCGAGCGCGAGATCGCGATCTGGAAGCGGGGCGTGACCTTGTGA